One stretch of Ornithinimicrobium ciconiae DNA includes these proteins:
- a CDS encoding type II toxin-antitoxin system Phd/YefM family antitoxin, which produces MTVDPAMALRDVKNRLSEVVDQVEREHDRVVITRHGKPAAVVIRADDLESLAETLKVVSRPKLNTQVRDSLAELAAGEAEVLSKDEVVATLRA; this is translated from the coding sequence ATGACTGTGGATCCTGCGATGGCCCTGCGAGATGTGAAGAATCGGCTGTCCGAGGTGGTGGACCAGGTCGAGCGGGAGCATGACCGGGTCGTGATCACTCGTCACGGCAAGCCGGCGGCGGTGGTCATCCGCGCCGACGACCTCGAGTCGTTGGCGGAGACGCTGAAGGTCGTGAGCCGACCCAAACTCAACACACAGGTCCGAGACAGCCTTGCCGAGCTCGCGGCCGGCGAGGCCGAGGTCCTCAGCAAAGACGAAGTCGTTGCAACGCTACGCGCCTGA
- a CDS encoding amidohydrolase family protein — translation MTDVLIFDGEVLRGPTDLFLQDGLISRVGEGPVPSGAEVVNGGGNTVLPGLIDSHVHYDPPTALIPSAVRFGVTTQLDLYSAPDPKRTAELKRTGMLEESDLITAGFLATAPGGHPPRNSDLPRLEHPEETESWVDARVEEGSEFIKVVVESTDMPTLRPETVSALVQAAHNRGLIVVAHANFLDDVTVAVEAGIDGLAHALAAPAYPDELLTRMVDQQVFVTTTMGIIHDSADREILRDPLMEALSASARAHLGRGLRGYTDLFDPQELRQSVQQAFQAGVPVLAGTDAPNLGTLPGVGLLVELDLLVLAGLSPVEALRSATSAPATSWGLHDRGRIHPGLRADLVLVEGNPTEDITALRRVVRTFRLGHAVEPLTT, via the coding sequence ATGACCGATGTCCTCATCTTTGACGGAGAGGTGCTGAGGGGGCCCACTGACCTGTTCTTGCAGGACGGCTTGATCAGTAGAGTGGGAGAGGGACCAGTTCCCTCTGGCGCTGAGGTGGTGAATGGCGGCGGCAACACCGTGCTACCAGGGCTGATCGACTCCCACGTCCACTACGATCCGCCGACCGCCCTCATTCCCAGCGCCGTCCGCTTCGGCGTGACCACCCAGCTGGACCTCTACAGTGCCCCGGACCCGAAACGGACTGCTGAACTGAAGCGCACGGGGATGCTGGAGGAGTCTGATCTGATCACCGCCGGATTCCTGGCCACGGCGCCCGGCGGGCACCCGCCCCGCAACAGTGACCTCCCGCGGCTGGAGCATCCGGAGGAGACCGAGTCCTGGGTGGATGCCAGGGTCGAGGAAGGGTCCGAGTTCATCAAGGTGGTCGTGGAGAGTACGGACATGCCGACGCTGCGTCCTGAGACAGTGTCAGCGCTGGTCCAAGCGGCCCATAACCGGGGCCTGATCGTCGTGGCGCACGCCAACTTCCTGGACGACGTCACGGTGGCAGTCGAGGCGGGCATTGACGGTCTGGCCCACGCCTTGGCCGCCCCTGCCTATCCCGACGAACTGCTCACGCGGATGGTCGACCAACAGGTGTTCGTCACCACCACGATGGGCATCATCCACGACTCCGCTGACCGCGAGATCCTCAGGGACCCCCTGATGGAGGCCCTCTCAGCCTCAGCCAGAGCGCATCTAGGCCGGGGCCTGCGTGGCTACACCGACCTTTTCGACCCCCAAGAGTTGCGGCAAAGCGTGCAGCAGGCATTCCAGGCAGGGGTGCCGGTGCTTGCCGGCACCGACGCTCCCAACCTCGGAACTCTGCCGGGCGTCGGCTTACTCGTGGAACTGGACTTGCTGGTCTTGGCCGGCTTGTCACCCGTTGAGGCTCTGCGGTCGGCGACCTCCGCACCAGCGACCTCGTGGGGACTCCACGACCGCGGTCGCATCCATCCCGGGCTCCGGGCCGACCTCGTGCTCGTCGAAGGGAACCCCACCGAGGACATCACTGCCCTGCGGCGAGTTGTCCGGACATTTCGACTCGGGCACGCGGTAGAACCACTCACCACTTAG
- a CDS encoding cold-shock protein yields the protein MTEGTVRWFDADRGFGFIALGQEAEDLYVHASEIISDGAVKLLREGQVVEFEIGEGDRGPQARRVRVIADQTADTPLGLLGTVSWYEPAKGYGFIAPDGGGAEIFMHSSAIMVGGVVSEGQRVAFLVVDGEKGPQADYLLPLGAEAGQQAVASDGADGTVTWYDGDKGFGFITPESGGPDVFVHIRALPDGHSELREGDRVTYDIVVSEKGPQARDVRLVRSSTPRGAPATSTSSGRSGQREPSVVPARGGEGVVARYDTERGFGFIAPDTGGADLFVHVSVLRGAEALHPGDRVRYQVRQSDRGPQADRVERV from the coding sequence GTGACCGAGGGAACCGTCCGCTGGTTCGATGCCGACCGGGGTTTCGGCTTCATCGCCCTGGGGCAGGAGGCGGAGGACCTGTACGTGCATGCGTCCGAGATCATCAGCGACGGCGCAGTGAAGTTGCTCCGGGAGGGACAGGTGGTCGAGTTCGAGATCGGCGAGGGCGACCGCGGCCCGCAGGCACGCCGCGTCCGGGTCATCGCCGACCAAACCGCCGATACACCGCTGGGCCTGCTCGGCACCGTCTCCTGGTATGAGCCTGCCAAGGGGTACGGCTTCATCGCGCCCGACGGCGGTGGTGCCGAGATCTTCATGCACAGTTCGGCCATCATGGTCGGTGGCGTGGTCTCGGAGGGGCAACGGGTGGCGTTCCTCGTCGTTGACGGAGAGAAAGGACCGCAGGCTGACTATCTGCTCCCCCTGGGAGCAGAGGCCGGCCAGCAGGCCGTGGCATCCGACGGGGCGGACGGCACCGTGACCTGGTATGACGGGGACAAGGGCTTCGGGTTCATCACCCCCGAGTCGGGCGGCCCCGATGTCTTCGTCCACATCCGGGCGCTGCCCGACGGGCACTCCGAGCTGCGCGAGGGGGACCGGGTGACGTACGACATCGTCGTGAGCGAGAAGGGCCCGCAGGCCCGCGACGTGCGCCTCGTGCGCAGCTCGACACCGCGGGGTGCACCCGCGACGTCGACGAGCAGCGGTCGGTCGGGACAACGGGAGCCATCGGTCGTCCCGGCGCGCGGCGGCGAGGGAGTGGTCGCGCGCTACGACACGGAGCGGGGGTTCGGCTTCATCGCGCCGGACACGGGAGGCGCGGACCTGTTCGTGCACGTGTCGGTTCTTAGAGGCGCCGAGGCGCTGCACCCGGGCGATCGGGTCCGATACCAGGTGCGACAGAGTGATCGAGGACCACAGGCCGACCGCGTCGAACGGGTGTGA
- a CDS encoding class I SAM-dependent methyltransferase encodes MRDPGLFESIAASYRAARPDYPSELYDTLVQQGVIGPGRRVLEIGAGTGEATGELVRRGGAVFAVEPGPELAARLRQACPEASVLVSQIEDVDLAAHRFDSVVAATSMHWVDLPTVLPRLGQALEQGGLLAVWRTVFGDPRVQTPFRRAVDEIVAGRDETIPRTDPLEPRPTVAELEAGSRFRLVRTWEWPWQTDLDATQIRALFATFSDWQDQAELDAVQAAAAAQPGPVTEHYVTILHLLRSTTGET; translated from the coding sequence ATGAGGGACCCCGGGCTTTTCGAGTCGATCGCTGCGTCGTACCGGGCGGCGCGGCCTGACTATCCCAGCGAGCTCTACGACACACTGGTCCAGCAGGGAGTGATTGGACCAGGACGTCGGGTCCTGGAGATCGGAGCCGGCACCGGTGAGGCCACCGGTGAGCTCGTCCGTCGCGGAGGCGCGGTCTTCGCGGTCGAACCCGGCCCCGAGCTGGCCGCCCGTCTCCGGCAGGCGTGCCCAGAAGCGAGCGTGCTGGTCTCGCAGATCGAAGACGTGGACCTGGCTGCGCACCGATTCGATTCGGTTGTGGCGGCCACGTCCATGCACTGGGTCGACTTGCCAACGGTGCTGCCCAGGCTCGGCCAGGCGTTGGAGCAAGGTGGGCTTCTTGCGGTCTGGCGGACGGTGTTCGGGGACCCGCGAGTGCAGACGCCATTCCGTCGAGCCGTGGATGAGATCGTCGCTGGTCGGGACGAGACCATCCCACGCACCGACCCGCTGGAGCCGCGACCAACGGTGGCGGAGCTGGAAGCGGGGAGTAGGTTCCGACTGGTCCGTACCTGGGAATGGCCATGGCAGACCGACCTGGACGCGACCCAGATCCGTGCCCTCTTCGCAACCTTCAGCGACTGGCAGGACCAAGCAGAACTCGACGCGGTCCAAGCCGCTGCTGCGGCACAACCGGGGCCGGTGACCGAGCACTACGTCACGATCCTGCACCTGCTCCGCAGCACGACTGGAGAGACATAG
- a CDS encoding toxin-antitoxin system HicB family antitoxin translates to MPVPFATRNYPGKFNLRVGEHLHRQLAVNAAQEHLSLNEYLVRRLSDAS, encoded by the coding sequence GTGCCCGTGCCCTTTGCGACCCGCAACTACCCAGGCAAATTCAACCTGCGCGTAGGGGAGCACCTACACCGCCAGCTAGCCGTGAACGCCGCCCAGGAACACCTCAGCCTGAACGAGTACCTCGTACGGCGCCTTTCAGACGCTTCCTAG
- a CDS encoding nucleotidyltransferase domain-containing protein yields MVAELFTGADCMWFIAGGWAIDLFIGRQTRPHGDTDVLVLRRDQHAVQEHLAGWEFFAADPPGTLRPWQAGETLYQGVHDIWCRRRGSSSWQLQLMFDESDGEDLISRRDHRVRMPLAHARRTSPAGIPYLAPEIQLFYKASAPREKDQQDFQTALPLLAADQRAWLAQALSLVCPDHDWILPLTS; encoded by the coding sequence GTGGTCGCCGAGTTGTTCACCGGCGCAGACTGCATGTGGTTCATTGCAGGTGGATGGGCCATCGACCTGTTCATCGGACGACAGACCCGACCGCATGGCGACACTGACGTCCTCGTGCTGCGACGCGACCAGCACGCCGTGCAAGAGCATCTGGCCGGCTGGGAGTTCTTCGCAGCTGACCCTCCCGGCACCCTGCGCCCATGGCAGGCAGGCGAAACGCTGTACCAGGGCGTGCACGACATCTGGTGCCGCCGGCGCGGATCCTCCTCCTGGCAGCTGCAGCTCATGTTCGACGAGTCCGACGGGGAGGACCTCATCTCCCGTCGCGACCACCGAGTGCGGATGCCGCTCGCGCACGCAAGGAGAACGTCCCCAGCGGGTATCCCGTACCTGGCCCCCGAGATTCAGCTTTTCTACAAGGCCTCGGCGCCACGGGAGAAGGACCAGCAAGACTTCCAGACGGCACTCCCGCTGCTCGCTGCGGACCAACGTGCTTGGCTTGCCCAAGCCCTATCCCTGGTCTGCCCTGACCACGACTGGATACTTCCACTGACGTCCTGA
- a CDS encoding class I SAM-dependent methyltransferase, whose protein sequence is MAASYGTARPPYPTVLYETLAQQGVIGPDLRVLEIGPGSGEATGELVRRGSKVVAVEPGPELADRLRRECPDATVVVSRLEDMDMAARQFDSVVAATSMHWVDLPTMLPKLGQALEPRGMLAVWRTVFGDPRVRTPFRQAVDKIVAGRGTSVPRSDPLDPRPTVEELEAGGRFRHIRSWQWPWQIDLDALQVRALFTTFSDWRDPGELDAVQAAAAAQPGSVTEHYVTILHLLRGTTGEKDAVREGPY, encoded by the coding sequence GTGGCAGCCTCGTACGGGACCGCCCGGCCTCCGTACCCGACTGTGCTTTACGAGACCCTTGCGCAGCAGGGAGTGATCGGGCCTGATCTTAGGGTCCTGGAGATCGGGCCTGGCAGTGGTGAGGCCACTGGTGAACTTGTCCGTCGCGGAAGCAAGGTGGTCGCAGTCGAACCAGGTCCGGAACTGGCCGACCGCCTCCGGCGAGAGTGCCCGGATGCGACCGTTGTCGTGTCCCGGCTTGAGGATATGGATATGGCTGCGCGCCAGTTCGACTCGGTGGTGGCGGCCACGTCAATGCACTGGGTCGACCTGCCGACGATGCTCCCCAAGCTCGGCCAGGCACTGGAGCCGCGTGGGATGCTGGCCGTGTGGCGGACGGTCTTTGGGGATCCTCGGGTGCGGACGCCGTTCCGGCAGGCCGTGGACAAGATCGTCGCTGGTCGTGGCACGAGCGTCCCACGCAGTGACCCGCTGGATCCGCGCCCGACCGTGGAGGAGTTGGAAGCTGGGGGAAGATTCCGCCACATCCGAAGTTGGCAGTGGCCGTGGCAGATCGACCTGGACGCACTCCAAGTCCGTGCTCTATTCACTACCTTCAGTGACTGGCGGGACCCGGGAGAACTCGATGCAGTCCAGGCCGCTGCCGCAGCACAACCAGGTTCGGTGACCGAGCACTACGTCACGATCCTGCACCTGCTCCGCGGCACGACCGGAGAGAAAGATGCCGTTCGTGAGGGACCCTACTGA
- a CDS encoding type II toxin-antitoxin system RelE/ParE family toxin: MIRSFRNTATERLWSRQRAKGVDPRIERVALRKLVMLDAAETLDDLRVPPGNRLEALKGDRAGQHSIRINQQWRICFVWTEAGPQDVEIVDYH; the protein is encoded by the coding sequence GTGATCAGGTCGTTCCGGAACACTGCGACGGAGCGTCTCTGGTCTCGCCAGCGGGCTAAGGGCGTCGACCCTCGGATAGAGAGGGTCGCCCTGCGCAAGTTGGTCATGCTGGACGCCGCCGAGACCCTGGACGACCTCAGGGTGCCGCCCGGCAACCGGCTCGAGGCGCTCAAGGGCGACCGGGCCGGCCAGCACAGCATCAGGATCAATCAGCAGTGGCGGATCTGCTTCGTCTGGACAGAAGCCGGTCCGCAGGACGTCGAAATCGTCGACTACCACTAA
- a CDS encoding type II toxin-antitoxin system RelE family toxin, protein MQRYAPDGGAVQVAWTPTAKRALQRPPEKVATAAIEVIYGPLASNPQRVGKAPRFDLEELHSARRGDDRILYRINERVTIIAIEHRADVYRS, encoded by the coding sequence TTGCAACGCTACGCGCCTGATGGTGGAGCAGTACAGGTCGCGTGGACGCCGACGGCCAAGCGCGCCCTGCAGCGACCGCCCGAAAAGGTGGCTACGGCGGCTATCGAGGTCATCTACGGTCCACTCGCGAGCAACCCCCAGCGCGTCGGCAAAGCCCCGCGTTTCGACCTCGAAGAGCTGCACAGCGCTCGACGTGGTGACGACCGGATCCTCTACCGGATCAACGAGCGCGTGACCATCATCGCAATCGAACATCGTGCGGACGTCTATCGATCATGA
- a CDS encoding NUDIX hydrolase, protein MAEARTNKVVCYIVRDGWILTFRHLDHPLSEVGIQVPAGTMKPGETPEHAALREAREETGLTTLQIVRKLGEADYDISPYRHEVMRRHFFEITTDDAPAAPWIAGEPDPDDGGTGSSWECRWVPLEQAHVLAGGLSNMIGALVDE, encoded by the coding sequence GTGGCGGAGGCACGCACCAACAAGGTCGTCTGCTACATCGTGCGGGACGGTTGGATCCTGACGTTCCGCCACCTTGACCACCCCTTGTCCGAGGTGGGCATCCAGGTACCCGCGGGCACCATGAAGCCGGGCGAAACGCCGGAGCATGCAGCGTTGCGCGAGGCACGTGAAGAGACCGGACTCACAACTCTTCAGATCGTGCGGAAGTTGGGCGAAGCCGACTACGACATCAGCCCCTACCGACATGAAGTCATGCGACGCCACTTCTTCGAGATCACAACAGACGATGCCCCGGCCGCTCCTTGGATCGCCGGAGAGCCAGACCCGGACGACGGCGGAACCGGGTCGAGCTGGGAGTGCCGGTGGGTGCCCTTGGAGCAGGCGCACGTCCTTGCAGGCGGGCTAAGCAACATGATCGGCGCCCTCGTCGATGAGTGA
- a CDS encoding HigA family addiction module antitoxin, whose protein sequence is MTATITPIHPGEVLLEEFLGPLGVTQHHLAVSIGVPPRRINEIVHAKRSITADTALRLSRYFGTSDRFWINLQTRYDLETRRDVIGADLDQIHPLQTA, encoded by the coding sequence ATGACCGCGACAATCACCCCAATCCACCCCGGCGAAGTGCTGCTCGAGGAGTTCCTCGGACCCCTGGGAGTCACCCAGCACCACCTAGCCGTCTCCATCGGCGTGCCCCCACGGCGCATCAACGAGATCGTGCACGCCAAGCGCAGCATCACCGCCGACACGGCCCTGCGCCTGTCCCGCTACTTCGGGACCAGCGATCGGTTCTGGATCAACCTGCAGACCCGGTACGACCTGGAGACCCGCAGGGACGTCATCGGAGCCGACCTGGACCAAATCCACCCTCTCCAGACTGCCTGA
- a CDS encoding phosphotransferase family protein: protein MPDADWRAGSFSRSRPSAETLEWVAASIGTGGGRVTGCRRMTGGVSSVVHRITVERGGVRSSYVLRQYPGALGLNEAVRQEVENLAVVADSGLPVPRVIAADIDGDRTGGAPSVLMTHLPGHVDLTPADPGSWLRAIAELAARVHALDLPAPMLRPWQDSWIAPRHELRVPAGAHQHGVWTAAFAVIRETPASVPAVFLHGDFLPVNVLWSRGKVTGLVDWNGIHRGPRAVDIGHCRRYLAALHSPEWAQQLRSQYELIIGQSLDPWWDIYALLHHDDQQPAWIRRQVAGRRTFDETGATQRVETTLKDALRRLG, encoded by the coding sequence ATGCCGGATGCTGATTGGAGGGCTGGGTCGTTCTCGCGGAGTCGACCGTCGGCGGAGACGCTTGAGTGGGTGGCTGCTTCCATCGGCACGGGAGGGGGTCGTGTCACCGGCTGTCGGCGGATGACGGGTGGTGTCTCGTCTGTTGTCCACCGGATCACGGTCGAGCGGGGCGGTGTCCGCAGTTCGTATGTGCTTCGTCAGTACCCAGGCGCGTTGGGTCTCAATGAGGCGGTGCGCCAAGAGGTGGAGAACCTCGCGGTGGTGGCCGACAGCGGCTTGCCGGTTCCGCGGGTCATCGCCGCAGACATCGACGGGGATCGGACCGGTGGGGCACCATCGGTGCTGATGACCCACCTTCCTGGCCATGTCGATCTCACCCCCGCCGACCCCGGGTCCTGGCTGCGCGCGATCGCAGAACTTGCGGCCAGGGTGCACGCGCTGGATCTTCCCGCGCCGATGCTGCGCCCTTGGCAGGACTCGTGGATTGCCCCGCGACACGAGTTGCGGGTGCCGGCCGGGGCTCACCAGCACGGGGTGTGGACCGCGGCGTTCGCAGTAATTCGCGAAACACCAGCGTCTGTCCCGGCCGTCTTTCTGCACGGCGACTTCTTGCCGGTCAACGTGCTGTGGTCCAGGGGCAAGGTCACCGGCCTGGTTGACTGGAACGGGATCCACCGCGGCCCGCGCGCGGTCGATATCGGGCACTGCCGTCGCTACTTAGCTGCGCTGCACTCTCCCGAGTGGGCACAACAACTCCGGTCGCAGTACGAGCTCATCATCGGACAGAGCCTGGACCCCTGGTGGGACATCTACGCGCTGCTGCACCACGACGACCAACAACCCGCATGGATCCGCCGCCAGGTCGCCGGCCGCCGCACCTTCGACGAGACGGGCGCGACCCAGCGCGTCGAAACCACACTGAAGGACGCACTCCGACGTCTCGGCTAA
- a CDS encoding serine hydrolase domain-containing protein produces MSYGANTGHRIEALLWPFVERVVETWALPGVALCVVHDGDRVAARGFGTRDRSKGEPVTADTLFHLASISKSFVATAVLQLVEDGELDLDASITTYLPALQWADPPASGITLRQLLSHRSGIGDVSDYGWHEPELDGGALARFATRVAGWPLEQDPGAGFAYSNSAYELLGHLVATIGGQSFEAHLKERVLDRVGMATSTFLRADVSPHLGASPHLGLPPQVVEGAYPYTRKHAPSSTLHSSAAELGRWMVAHLADGAGLMSPGTHEVMWTPVVESGSEWHAHMALGWFWGTHREHLVVNHSGSDPGFATNLALMPELGLGVSVLANSNTAPIFGLTRAALDVLLGREPADPPLPPVTVPLASVLERSGVSAAADLYRRLAAADPPTADVDEEGFEDAVWGLIEMHRTDLAWPLLELWRLVQPRSSPAWGNTGWAHEIAGRLQTAAEHLQRAVELDPDNDEATTMLRRLLSAP; encoded by the coding sequence GTGAGTTACGGTGCGAACACCGGGCACCGCATCGAGGCGTTGCTGTGGCCGTTCGTCGAGCGTGTCGTCGAGACCTGGGCGCTGCCCGGGGTGGCCCTCTGCGTGGTGCACGACGGCGACAGGGTCGCGGCCCGCGGCTTCGGCACCCGGGACCGCTCCAAGGGGGAGCCGGTCACCGCTGACACGCTGTTCCACCTGGCCTCGATCTCCAAGTCGTTTGTGGCCACGGCCGTGCTGCAGCTGGTCGAGGACGGCGAGCTGGACCTCGACGCCAGCATCACAACATACCTGCCTGCCCTGCAGTGGGCCGACCCGCCAGCGAGCGGGATCACGCTCCGGCAGCTGCTGTCCCACCGGTCCGGGATCGGTGACGTGAGCGACTACGGATGGCACGAGCCGGAGCTCGACGGCGGGGCGCTGGCCCGCTTCGCGACCCGTGTCGCAGGCTGGCCGCTGGAGCAGGACCCGGGTGCGGGCTTCGCCTACTCCAACTCGGCATACGAACTGCTCGGCCACCTCGTCGCGACCATCGGCGGGCAGTCGTTCGAGGCTCATCTCAAGGAGCGGGTGCTGGACCGGGTCGGGATGGCGACGAGCACCTTCCTGCGCGCCGACGTGTCGCCCCATCTGGGCGCCAGTCCCCACCTGGGACTACCGCCGCAGGTGGTGGAGGGGGCGTATCCCTACACGCGCAAGCACGCACCGAGTTCGACCCTGCACAGCAGCGCCGCCGAGCTGGGGCGGTGGATGGTCGCCCACCTCGCCGACGGAGCCGGGCTGATGTCCCCGGGGACCCACGAGGTGATGTGGACGCCGGTGGTCGAGAGCGGTAGCGAGTGGCACGCGCACATGGCGCTCGGCTGGTTCTGGGGGACCCACCGTGAGCACCTGGTCGTGAACCACTCTGGCTCCGACCCCGGCTTCGCGACCAACCTGGCCCTGATGCCGGAACTCGGGCTCGGGGTCAGCGTCCTGGCTAACAGCAACACCGCCCCGATCTTCGGTCTGACCAGGGCGGCGCTGGACGTGCTGCTCGGGCGGGAGCCGGCCGACCCGCCGCTCCCGCCGGTGACCGTGCCGCTGGCGTCCGTGCTTGAGCGGTCTGGGGTGTCAGCGGCCGCCGACCTCTACCGTCGGCTCGCGGCTGCTGACCCGCCGACCGCGGACGTCGACGAGGAGGGGTTCGAGGACGCGGTATGGGGTCTGATCGAGATGCATCGCACCGACCTCGCCTGGCCGTTGTTGGAGCTCTGGCGGCTGGTCCAACCGAGGTCCTCCCCAGCGTGGGGCAACACGGGATGGGCCCACGAGATCGCCGGGCGCTTGCAGACCGCAGCGGAGCACCTGCAGCGGGCGGTCGAGCTGGACCCCGACAACGACGAGGCGACCACCATGCTGCGCCGCTTGCTCAGCGCCCCGTGA
- a CDS encoding GNAT family N-acetyltransferase — translation MSIHAVLLPVPAADAPPGEGLKQVAAVEAAHVEHVLGHADLAEAPEVYAVGYRSQETTRKHYLLARDTEGQAVGYASVRMPLKDNLSVAHVFPSWLPGSAPEKQVYDALWTECLPLIETGGRSVVHSWTMHPAVDVGHGWVEPQSGVGRLGRDDRADWLESQGFVLEQVEIASTLTVTADLITSAGEVIAAADGTAYKVRSWLGPTPPELRGEMARLRARMSIDAPSAGMEQEDEHWDEAEVVRVDRVRDEWGRDYATAVALGPDGQPVAYSELAHPRDRPQVAIQDDTLVHGDHRGHGLGLLVKAAALTELTRNVPALRRIHTWNAAENTHMLAINRRLGFVPLGVTGAWQLRRG, via the coding sequence ATGTCGATTCACGCCGTGCTCCTGCCTGTCCCCGCCGCCGACGCTCCCCCGGGCGAGGGGCTCAAGCAGGTGGCTGCTGTCGAGGCCGCGCATGTCGAGCATGTGCTCGGGCACGCCGACCTCGCCGAGGCACCTGAGGTCTACGCAGTCGGCTACCGATCACAGGAGACGACCCGCAAGCACTATCTCTTGGCACGCGACACCGAGGGACAGGCCGTCGGCTACGCCTCGGTGCGGATGCCGCTGAAGGACAACCTGTCGGTCGCTCACGTCTTCCCGAGCTGGCTGCCGGGCAGCGCACCCGAGAAGCAGGTGTATGACGCGCTCTGGACCGAGTGCCTGCCGCTCATCGAGACGGGTGGCCGCTCGGTCGTGCATAGCTGGACCATGCACCCCGCCGTTGACGTCGGTCATGGCTGGGTCGAGCCGCAGAGCGGCGTGGGCCGGCTGGGCCGGGACGACCGGGCGGACTGGCTGGAATCTCAGGGCTTCGTCCTGGAGCAGGTCGAGATCGCCTCGACCCTGACGGTCACGGCCGACCTGATCACCTCCGCAGGTGAGGTGATCGCCGCCGCTGACGGCACGGCATACAAAGTCAGGTCGTGGCTCGGCCCGACGCCACCGGAGCTGCGGGGCGAAATGGCGAGGCTTAGGGCACGGATGAGCATCGACGCACCCAGCGCAGGCATGGAGCAAGAGGATGAGCACTGGGACGAGGCCGAGGTGGTGCGCGTCGACCGTGTACGCGACGAGTGGGGTCGCGACTATGCGACCGCGGTCGCGCTCGGGCCCGATGGTCAGCCGGTCGCCTATTCCGAGCTCGCCCACCCGCGGGACCGGCCACAGGTCGCGATCCAGGACGACACCCTGGTGCACGGCGACCATCGCGGCCACGGCCTGGGTCTTCTGGTCAAGGCCGCGGCCTTGACCGAGCTGACCCGCAACGTCCCAGCCCTGCGGCGGATCCACACCTGGAATGCCGCAGAGAATACTCACATGCTCGCGATAAACCGTCGCCTCGGCTTCGTGCCACTCGGAGTGACCGGGGCCTGGCAGCTGCGCCGAGGGTAG
- a CDS encoding phosphotransferase enzyme family protein, which yields MPFVRDPTESLRRFWGLESALVSPLGGGMNSRTWSVVHQGSAYVAKSVSSAGVADLLAGCQVATTLAEAGLVTGRPVPTRDGRLVVTDPALALLEHVPGRELDGDAHDEQEWIANTLARVHAANSPTSGPGVATFAPDWLSPLMPGVAAHPWLPVAIETVRAETDPLIVTWSVLHTDPAPEAFIHDDRTGVTGLVDWAGARRGPVLYDIASAVMYLGGTQHAAAFLARYQSQGLLGVEEWLHIDVFRRFREVVQGVYFAGRLAAPELTGVIDQAENEKGLFDARRRLAELGIDSG from the coding sequence ATGCCGTTCGTGAGGGACCCTACTGAGAGCCTGAGGCGGTTCTGGGGTCTTGAGTCGGCCCTCGTGAGTCCGCTGGGTGGCGGCATGAATTCGCGGACGTGGTCGGTTGTTCATCAGGGATCCGCGTACGTCGCAAAGTCCGTTTCGTCTGCTGGGGTTGCGGATCTGCTCGCTGGGTGTCAAGTGGCCACGACTCTCGCCGAGGCCGGACTCGTTACGGGCCGACCAGTTCCCACTCGGGACGGCCGGCTCGTCGTGACGGATCCCGCTTTGGCTCTACTTGAGCATGTGCCGGGCCGCGAACTGGATGGCGACGCTCATGACGAGCAGGAATGGATAGCCAACACTCTGGCTCGTGTTCACGCTGCTAACAGCCCGACTAGCGGACCGGGAGTCGCCACGTTTGCACCGGACTGGCTCTCACCGCTGATGCCGGGGGTTGCGGCTCACCCTTGGCTCCCTGTAGCCATCGAGACGGTGCGAGCCGAGACCGACCCGTTGATCGTCACCTGGTCTGTGCTGCACACCGATCCTGCCCCAGAAGCGTTCATCCACGACGACCGAACCGGGGTGACCGGCCTGGTCGACTGGGCGGGGGCAAGGCGAGGTCCCGTTCTCTACGACATTGCATCCGCTGTGATGTACCTGGGCGGGACACAGCACGCAGCGGCGTTCCTCGCCAGGTACCAGTCCCAAGGGCTGCTGGGAGTTGAGGAGTGGCTACACATCGACGTGTTCCGGCGGTTCAGGGAAGTCGTTCAAGGTGTGTACTTTGCCGGGCGATTGGCCGCCCCGGAGCTCACAGGAGTGATTGATCAGGCAGAGAACGAAAAGGGCTTATTCGATGCCAGGAGACGGCTTGCCGAGCTTGGCATCGACTCGGGCTGA